One window from the genome of Candidatus Fermentibacter sp. encodes:
- a CDS encoding ATP-binding protein, with translation MPEPLAPGDLRWRCPEGAMGFDRTDRASTSNRIVGQERAVKAVRLGLEIQSLGYNMFVTGVSGTGRESTVKRILDSLDLTTDDLKDILFVHNFEDPQRPMVITLPADDGEEFVGSLAQCVELLKSNIPAVMSGDRMGSERKKIRADATARQQEHLDAFSREASEKGFALVKVQTGPGQFGPEVLPVVNGEPAGFDKLDEMQKAGSLTAEAREKYTSDHEALFGRLIDVIRRNQRIEMEAAGEDQELVRRTLRPTVEGILDRLKETGDSKVEAYADSLSAAILDNLEQFLNPGEGEDPYYLFSANLLVDNSRKRGRPVVIEQFPDQVSLFGSIDRLTVDNKPYSDFTLIRAGSLLRANGGYIIMDAMDILRQPGLWPALMQTLRNQTVVIRQHDPLNLFPIDLQPEPVEIDVKVILLGSDYLYTMLGMSEPEFGLLFRIRADFDDEMDLTPENLRDFGGVIAFIAGNEKLTPLSGSAVAALAEQAVRMADRRDRISTQFSRIADYARQAAYWARCESSPVVEAPHVRKAILEKRERLSMGQEYALDSIERGEMMIDTSGAKAGQVNGLVVLSGVDYSYGLPMRVTARVSAGREGVINIEREADLSGSLHTKGILIITGFLRGRYALDFPLSLSASICIEQSYGGVEGDSASSAELYALLSALSGLPVRQDLAVTGSVNQYGEIQPIGGVNYKIEGFFNVCRRRGLTGTQGVLVPASNVGSLQLDDDVVAAVEAGSFSIYPVRTIDEGIELLTGIPSGSPAGPGGCYPEGSVNGLAEASLRRMAEILRSFGRGS, from the coding sequence ATGCCGGAGCCGCTTGCTCCAGGAGATCTCAGGTGGCGCTGTCCCGAGGGTGCCATGGGTTTCGACAGGACCGACAGGGCTTCCACCAGCAACAGGATCGTCGGCCAGGAGCGCGCAGTCAAGGCTGTGAGGCTCGGCCTCGAGATCCAGTCCCTGGGCTACAACATGTTCGTGACGGGCGTGTCCGGCACCGGGCGCGAGTCCACCGTGAAGCGGATACTCGATTCCCTCGACCTCACCACCGATGATCTGAAGGACATCCTCTTCGTGCACAACTTCGAGGATCCCCAGCGCCCGATGGTCATCACCCTACCCGCCGACGACGGGGAGGAGTTCGTCGGGAGCCTCGCCCAGTGCGTCGAGCTCCTGAAGAGCAACATCCCGGCGGTCATGTCGGGCGACCGCATGGGCAGCGAACGCAAGAAGATCCGTGCCGACGCCACCGCGAGGCAGCAGGAGCATCTTGACGCCTTCAGCCGGGAGGCGTCGGAGAAGGGCTTCGCGCTGGTGAAGGTGCAGACCGGACCCGGCCAGTTCGGCCCCGAGGTCCTCCCCGTCGTGAACGGCGAACCCGCAGGATTCGACAAGCTCGACGAGATGCAGAAGGCCGGGAGCCTCACCGCGGAGGCGAGGGAGAAGTACACATCCGATCACGAGGCGCTCTTCGGGCGCCTGATAGACGTGATCAGGCGCAACCAGAGAATCGAGATGGAGGCGGCCGGGGAGGACCAGGAACTCGTCAGGAGGACGCTCAGGCCGACCGTCGAGGGCATCCTCGACAGGCTGAAGGAGACGGGTGACTCCAAGGTGGAGGCCTATGCCGACTCCCTCTCCGCGGCCATCCTCGACAATCTCGAACAGTTCCTCAACCCCGGCGAGGGCGAGGATCCGTACTACCTCTTCTCTGCCAACCTGCTGGTGGACAACAGCAGAAAAAGGGGCAGGCCGGTCGTGATCGAGCAGTTCCCCGACCAGGTGAGCCTCTTCGGCAGCATCGACAGGCTGACGGTCGACAACAAGCCCTACAGCGACTTCACCCTGATCCGCGCCGGGTCGCTCCTCAGGGCCAACGGCGGATACATAATAATGGACGCCATGGACATACTCAGGCAGCCCGGGCTCTGGCCCGCGCTGATGCAGACCCTCCGGAACCAGACCGTGGTCATCAGGCAGCACGATCCGCTGAACCTATTCCCGATCGACCTGCAGCCCGAGCCCGTGGAGATCGACGTCAAGGTGATCCTCCTGGGCTCCGACTACCTCTACACGATGCTCGGCATGAGCGAGCCGGAGTTCGGGCTCCTGTTCCGCATCAGGGCCGACTTCGACGACGAGATGGACCTGACTCCGGAGAACCTGAGGGATTTCGGCGGCGTGATCGCATTCATCGCGGGCAACGAGAAGCTGACCCCTCTCTCCGGGTCTGCCGTGGCCGCGCTCGCCGAGCAGGCCGTGAGGATGGCGGACAGGAGGGACAGGATCTCGACCCAGTTCAGCCGCATAGCCGACTACGCAAGGCAGGCCGCCTACTGGGCCCGGTGCGAGTCGTCCCCCGTGGTCGAGGCCCCCCATGTCAGGAAGGCGATCCTCGAAAAGCGCGAGAGGCTCTCGATGGGGCAGGAGTACGCCCTGGACAGCATCGAGCGCGGCGAGATGATGATAGACACCTCGGGGGCGAAGGCGGGGCAGGTCAACGGCCTGGTGGTGCTGAGCGGCGTCGACTACTCGTACGGCCTCCCGATGAGGGTGACGGCCCGCGTCTCGGCCGGGCGCGAGGGCGTGATAAACATCGAGAGGGAGGCGGATCTCTCAGGCTCCCTGCACACCAAGGGCATCCTCATCATCACCGGCTTCCTCAGGGGCAGGTATGCGCTCGACTTCCCCCTGTCGCTGTCCGCCAGCATCTGCATCGAGCAGAGCTACGGAGGGGTCGAGGGCGACAGCGCGTCGAGCGCCGAGCTCTATGCCCTCCTGAGCGCCCTCTCGGGGCTCCCGGTGCGCCAGGACCTGGCAGTCACCGGGTCCGTGAACCAGTACGGCGAGATCCAGCCCATCGGCGGCGTGAACTACAAGATCGAGGGCTTCTTCAACGTCTGCAGGCGCAGGGGTCTGACCGGCACCCAGGGGGTGCTCGTGCCCGCATCCAACGTCGGGAGCCTCCAGCTCGACGACGACGTCGTGGCTGCGGTCGAGGCCGGCAGCTTCTCC